One Longimicrobiales bacterium genomic window, TCCGGCAAATTCGGCCAGCGATTCGCGAAGCTTCGCCCTGGCCCGTGAGAGTCGCGCTTTCGACGTGCCGGCCGGCATGTCCAGCGCAGCCCCGATCTCGTCGTGCGTGTATCCCTCCATGTCGTACATCACGAACACCACCCGGTAATGCTCCGGCAGCTGCGCGATCGCGCGCCGCAGCTTCGTCTTCAGGTCCGGCTCCGCACGACGCGGCTCGGTGCCGGGCTCGGGTACATCGTCCAGTGCCGTCTCCCGCTCGGCCCATCGCTTCACCCGCCTCATCCCGTTCAGCGATACCGACACCGCGATGCTGTGCAGCCATGTCGCGAGCGCCGAGGCACCGCGGAAATCGCCGAGCCGGCTGAATGCGCGGACGAACGTCTCCTGCGTGAAGTCCTGCGCACGCGCCTCATCGCCGTTCGCCATCCTGTAACACAGGCGGAAAACACGGTCGACGTGGGCGTCGTAGAGCGCCCGCTCGGCCCTGCCGTCTCCGGCCAGGACCGCCTGAATCAGTTCTGTATCGCTCACGGGTCCCGGTGCCGGGGTCCACGGTGCCGCTGCCTCCTCGCTTCCGTACCATAGACACAGGTTCGGCGCAACGGGTTGCAGCGGGGGAAGGATCGGTTTCCAGCTCTCCGTACGGACAGGCCGTTATCGAGTTGCGGCGCGCCCGGATCTTGCGCCCCTCCCGCACATACGTCTACCTGCGATCGAGGGGACCATCATGCACGCACGCGCCATCACCATAATGCTCGGCTCGGCATTCCTGTTCGCATGCGCACAGGACACCGACCCCGATCCGGAGCCGGACCTGGCCGCCGACACGACCGCCGCCATGCCGGGCGGGGACCGGGCTGCCGTGGACCTGTTCGCGGACAGCGCATCCGCACGCGATCAGATCGTCTTCGTCGGCAGAGACAGCACGGTGCGCTCCGGCGATCACGCCCGCAGCATCTTCGTGCCTCTCTCCACGTTCAGCGTGGAGCGCGACGGCATTCCCAACGAATTTCCGTCGGCCGACAGCATGGAGACAATGCTCGAGGCCGCCGGTGTCCGCGGCGAGCGCATGCTCATCGTCGGTGAACCGATTCCCGCCGGCCGCGCCTGGGCGGCTCTCGACTACCTCGGCCTCGGCGAGCGCGCCGCGCTCCTGGATGGCGGCCCCGCCGCCCTCGCCACTGCGCCCTCGACCGGCCCTGCCGGCGGCGCCGCCGCCACTGCCCCGGCCGACAGCCGCGGTGTGGACCTGGACGCAGACGTGCGCGACGATATGATCGTCGACGCCGACTGG contains:
- a CDS encoding RNA polymerase sigma factor, whose amino-acid sequence is MSDTELIQAVLAGDGRAERALYDAHVDRVFRLCYRMANGDEARAQDFTQETFVRAFSRLGDFRGASALATWLHSIAVSVSLNGMRRVKRWAERETALDDVPEPGTEPRRAEPDLKTKLRRAIAQLPEHYRVVFVMYDMEGYTHDEIGAALDMPAGTSKARLSRARAKLRESLAEFAGEWAS
- a CDS encoding rhodanese-like domain-containing protein codes for the protein MHARAITIMLGSAFLFACAQDTDPDPEPDLAADTTAAMPGGDRAAVDLFADSASARDQIVFVGRDSTVRSGDHARSIFVPLSTFSVERDGIPNEFPSADSMETMLEAAGVRGERMLIVGEPIPAGRAWAALDYLGLGERAALLDGGPAALATAPSTGPAGGAAATAPADSRGVDLDADVRDDMIVDADWVNDRLNDPGVAILDARPPAEFSGATPGDGIDRPGHIPGARNVFWQTLVESADNPKLRDEAQLRQIFEQAGVGPDDTIVAYCRTGGQASFLYTVARHLGYDVKLYDGSFIDWSRTDYPVER